A single window of Dermacentor albipictus isolate Rhodes 1998 colony chromosome 1, USDA_Dalb.pri_finalv2, whole genome shotgun sequence DNA harbors:
- the LOC139046662 gene encoding piggyBac transposable element-derived protein 3-like, whose protein sequence is MLAMLVEQTNLYNTQKYGKSANTSIHEVEQYIGMYLQMGLVQMPNVRCYWEQGTRHSPVADTMSRNRFLKLMACLHIVDNLAVPEEEKKDKVWKLRPWIVALQRNLESIEQEEYNAVDEMMVPFTGRSSLKQYMPNKPVPWGFKLWGRAGATGILYQFDVYQGKTNANYTFGLGGDTVLDMCSKLPSDEGFKVAADNFFSSLDLVEELTGRGIQYVGTLRQNRLKDCSLKSEKALKPHGQGSHDHSVDNGAGLAVVRWFDRKAITLVSNFVSVEPVEKVKRYDRKAKVHIDVPRPAIVAVYNSFMGGIDQHNYQVALYKFNIRSRWWYMYILYHSLFICVVNAWNIHRRQCVQLKTKAMKLRVFIAELSDSLMFCGKTRKGRPSSLPSPVPKKRKVATKLPQSEVRKDGVGHFPLVTNKRLRCRNCSPSMNTFSSVICSKCEVTLFLNKDRNCFYDYHKQ, encoded by the coding sequence ATGCTAGCAATGCTAGTTGAACAAACGAACTTGTATAATACGCAGAAATATGGAAAATCGGCGAACACAAGTATCCATGAAGTCGAACAGTACATTGGCATGTACTTGCAAATGGGTCTCGTCCAAATGCCAAATGTAAGATGCTACTGGGAACAAGGCACAAGGCACTCACCAGTTGCTGACACAATGTCAAGAAATCGCTTCTTGAAATTGATGGCATGCCTGCACATTGTTGACAATCTCGCAGTtcccgaagaagaaaaaaaagacaaggttTGGAAGCTGCGGCCTTGGATTGTCGCCCTGCAACGGAACCTTGAAAGCATTGAACAAGAGGAATACAATGCAGTTGACGAAATGATGGTGCCTTTTACGGGTAGAAGTAGCCTAAAACAATATATGCCCAACAAACCAGTACCATGGGGCTTCAAGCTTTGGGGTCGTGCTGGAGCAACTGGTATTCTATATCAGTTTGACGTGTACCAAGGCAAGACCAATGCCAACTACACATTTGGACTAGGTGGCGACACTGTCCTGGATATGTGCAGCAAACTACCTTCCGACGAGGGTTTCAAGGTGGCTGCAGATAATTTTTTCAGCTCTTTGGACCTCGTTGAAGAACTTACTGGCCGTGGTATCCAGTACGTCGGTACTTTGCGCCAAAATCGGCTAAAGGATTGTTCGCTCAAGTCTGAGAAAGCCCTAAAGCCACATGGACAAGGTTCCCACGATCATAGTGTCGACAACGGGGCAGGCCTTGCGGTTGTACGTTGGTTCGACAGGAAAGCCATAACATTAGTTTCAAACTTTGTGTCCGTGGAGCCTGTTGAGAAGGTAAAGAGATATGACCGCAAGGCCAAAGTCCACATAGATGTACCGCGCCCAGCTATTGTTGCGGTGTACAACAGTTTCATGGGCGGTATAGACCAGCACAATTATCAGGTGGCTCTATACAAATTCAATATCAGATCCAGGTGGTGGTACATGTATATTTTGTACCACAGCCTATTTATCTGTGTGGTGAACGCTTGGAACATCCATAGGCGCCAATGTGTCCAGCTAAAAACAAAAGCGATGAAGTTACGAGTATTCATTGCTGAGCTGTCAGATTCTTTGATGTTCTGTGGAAAGACAAGAAAAGGACGACCTTCTAGTCTCCCTTCACCAGtcccaaagaaaagaaaagtggcgACAAAGCTACCTCAAAGTGAAGTACGGAAAGATGGTGTTGGCCACTTTCCCCTGGTCACCAACAAGAGATTGCGATGCAGGAACTGTTCACCAAGTATGAACACGTTCAGTTCTGTTATTTGTTCCAAATGTGAGGTGACACTTTTTCTGAACAAAGACAGAAATTGTTTTTATGACTACCACAAGCAATGA